The Armatimonadota bacterium genome contains a region encoding:
- the tatC gene encoding twin-arginine translocase subunit TatC: MLARLLQSRNSSGDPEEFRMSLVEHLDELRTRIIRSLIVLGVAWCVAWFVHDPLYVLLTRQAEIGLPPQIKANYSEAFRSITDAFMLKLKLSFYLGLVVALPYIILQIYGFIAPGLKQNEKKPLQIVGPLSVFLFALGCFFCWLIIPTTMNWFASIALESFEGTKIIQEPGTLVFFIVNMMFAFGIGFQLPLVVYFLAKIGLLPVDSLNKSWRHAVVVIFILAAVLTPSNDPISMLTMAIPLCILFVISVVAVKHTAKIESRKQDELVEGEV; the protein is encoded by the coding sequence GTGCTAGCGCGCCTACTTCAATCTCGAAACTCTTCAGGTGATCCTGAAGAGTTTCGTATGTCTTTGGTCGAGCATCTCGACGAACTCCGAACGAGGATCATTCGATCTTTGATCGTGCTCGGAGTGGCGTGGTGCGTCGCTTGGTTCGTACACGATCCGCTCTATGTTCTGCTAACACGTCAGGCGGAAATCGGACTCCCGCCGCAGATCAAGGCAAACTATTCGGAAGCATTTCGAAGCATCACTGATGCCTTCATGCTGAAGCTCAAGCTCAGCTTCTACCTCGGGCTCGTCGTCGCGCTACCGTACATCATTCTTCAGATTTATGGATTCATCGCGCCCGGCCTGAAGCAAAACGAGAAGAAGCCTTTACAGATCGTTGGGCCGCTGAGCGTTTTTCTATTCGCTCTTGGATGCTTCTTCTGTTGGCTGATCATCCCGACCACGATGAACTGGTTCGCCAGCATTGCGTTGGAGAGCTTCGAGGGCACGAAAATCATCCAAGAACCGGGCACCCTGGTCTTCTTCATCGTGAACATGATGTTCGCGTTTGGAATCGGGTTCCAGCTACCGCTGGTGGTCTATTTCCTCGCGAAGATTGGGCTGCTCCCGGTGGATTCACTCAACAAATCGTGGCGGCATGCCGTGGTAGTGATCTTCATTCTGGCGGCGGTGCTGACCCCAAGTAACGATCCGATCAGCATGTTGACGATGGCGATCCCACTTTGCATTCTGTTCGTGATCAGCGTCGTTGCCGTCAAACACACCGCAAAAATTGAATCGAGAAAGCAAGATGAACTCGTAGAAGGGGAAGTATGA